The Lepeophtheirus salmonis chromosome 2, UVic_Lsal_1.4, whole genome shotgun sequence region TGAGCAATTTTGCTGCATTGTTTCggaattcaagaaaaaaatgacatctgAATGTTACCTTCGGAAGGATGCTACTGAAACCTTTTCCCCCAAAGCctcaagtttttttcaaaatttcgtATCACCAGTGTCCAAGTTCTTCCATAGAGTCCTTTCTCGATCCCCAAGTTGTTCCTTCCCGCAAGTAAAGTATAGACGAAGACAGGGAGGCTCCCAATATTTCCGCTCTAGAAGAGGGTCCTCAATTAGAGATGTTTATCTAGGTGGTGCTATCGATGCCTCTGGAGATGATTGGAAAAATACACTAGCAATACCTCTGTTGAAGGTaacgaataatatttttgaacatagattaaatatttatattcattcatttttacagaaaaatggACTCACCTTTTTTGCTCCAAAGTCTTATGTTTCTCAAAAACGCCGCACACCTATTGACTTTAGTTCTATAGACTCTTCTCGAgtcatattcttttttattccgGGTCGTTGCAAGTATTTAGCTGAAATGTGTGAGGCCTCTTATTACATTGGGCAGGGATGTAATGTGATCCTTTGTTTACAGCCTCTAAAAGAAGATGAGCCCAGTGTTAGTGCTGGTCTTCGCAAAGACTATTGCCGTGGTCGTTCATATTTATCAGATATTGCAAATCGTGAGGGAATCCCTGTCTTCGAAGAATTATCCGAGGGGTTAGACTGTTTAATTTCCAAGTGTAAAAGTTCTAAACTTCTCGGCGGTGCTAATTAATTGTTGTTCATATTGTGCGATGATGATGATTGATTTTATGTGGTCTATATATTTTGGACTTACTATTTGTATTCGTTTTTTTAGAACCATAATTCTCTTGATAATGATGAATCCTATAAAAGAGGggttcttaattttaatttttatgaaataatcgCTACCTTCATACACtgactatgaaatattttttatatagattttttatataattgatattgttattacagacttaattaattttaaatataaatacgtaCAAAGTGTCaactatgtttttcttttaccATGACcatctcaaaaataaatcaatacatTATCATTTCTTTTCAACGTACAGGTTccctatttattaatttctgaTGACTATGATTAATAAGCTACTAGTACCTATAAGACTTTTCTCTGCCTCAGCTTTTCAACTGGGGAAGTACATGGATTCAAATGCGACGTCCAAGGTTGTGACATCAAGGAGTCGGATGATTAGAAATTTTGTAGAGATGGAAAGGAGGAAGTAAGTATTACTTATTGTATAAAAAGCCCTTCTGATTCTATCTATTCcctctaaaaaatattagattggAAAAGGCACGAAAAAATGCAATTATAGAGCGTAAAAATCGGACCGTTTTAGTGAAAAACTATGACAAGCCTCACAAATTCATAatgtttgaagaaaataagaaaagtcGAAACTACAATGAGCTCATTGAAGGTGACTTAAGAATGCTCATGGCGCGCTctgattttcaagaaaatttgagtggtctatcttttaaaattacaaaagttCGTGTTCATCCCTCATACAagtgtttgtatatattttggatcaCTGACACTCCTAGCGACGAGCGATCCATCAATGAAAAGACAGATAACATCCGTGTTAATTTGAGACACGAGTTAGAAATACTGAACAACGTTGGACGAATCCCTGAACTTATATTTGTTAAAGATGTAGAATATCTTCGGTTAAAAATCCTTGAAGACAATTTTAGCTATGTACAGAAATCCATGGGCCCCGAAAAGGtaataatttagtatataatatgtgATATTATTAGAAACgtcatacttttattaaatcatcATTTGAAAGGAATGTCGGTgggaatttcaaataaaaataacatgtttCCAAAAATGATATGTGTGTACTACACTTGACAATTAGGCACACAacagataattaaataactatggttattcatttattctttataGCTTGGAAATGAGCCAGATGACTTctcatacaataaaaaatccGATCTCTTACGATTCCAAAGAGATGATGTTATGGATCAGGTAAAtagtagtataaaaataaaattaaattttgtaatatttacatTGTCATCCTCTTTATTGAGTAAACATTAACTTAGTATTTGGATGATTTGATTGGTTAGAAATATTTGAGGGTGGAAgcttaattgataaatataaggTAAAGCATGgatcataattttcaaattgcGTCTTTGTTATATCCATGTCTTGAGTggttttttatgttcattatcATTTCTCGTGGGCTTATAAGTCATATAATTTGAGTGCCCCTTTACGTTCACCTCTctctcttttaattatttattagcagTACCTAGGTATTTTATTCGGTT contains the following coding sequences:
- the raw gene encoding uncharacterized protein raw, whose product is MIEVSYYAGVGRTLITVLGSYVDKMKQLDFNGEIPTSEEIEDLSSGLLVVHDLIERENAPVFTDIERALKCSNQLLNCTTSQRQKSDYFQDLKFVKDGKIKIGDEILRVREAFDALDTSRNGIISGDDLKMAFRVHTHRDLSQEDLEQIISIIGGKNASVNFEQFCCIVSEFKKKMTSECYLRKDATETFSPKASSFFQNFVSPVSKFFHRVLSRSPSCSFPQVKYRRRQGGSQYFRSRRGSSIRDVYLGGAIDASGDDWKNTLAIPLLKKNGLTFFAPKSYVSQKRRTPIDFSSIDSSRVIFFFIPGRCKYLAEMCEASYYIGQGCNVILCLQPLKEDEPSVSAGLRKDYCRGRSYLSDIANREGIPVFEELSEGLDCLISKCKSSKLLGGAN
- the LOC139904802 gene encoding uncharacterized protein isoform X1, with protein sequence MTMINKLLVPIRLFSASAFQLGKYMDSNATSKVVTSRSRMIRNFVEMERRKLEKARKNAIIERKNRTVLVKNYDKPHKFIMFEENKKSRNYNELIEGDLRMLMARSDFQENLSGLSFKITKVRVHPSYKCLYIFWITDTPSDERSINEKTDNIRVNLRHELEILNNVGRIPELIFVKDVEYLRLKILEDNFSYVQKSMGPEKLGNEPDDFSYNKKSDLLRFQRDDVMDQVKEDISKSKKEAVDTQNYESSRHGSVIPFPSNIKSTLNGVDRRSFIKKFVAQRNKELKKKLNE
- the LOC139904802 gene encoding uncharacterized protein isoform X2 gives rise to the protein MTMINKLLVPIRLFSASAFQLGKYMDSNATSKVVTSRSRMIRNFVEMERRKLEKARKNAIIERKNRTVLVKNYDKPHKFIMFEENKKSRNYNELIEGDLRMLMARSDFQENLSGLSFKITKVRVHPSYKCLYIFWITDTPSDERSINEKTDNIRVNLRHELEILNNVGRIPELIFVKDVEYLRLKILEDNFSYVQKSMGPEKLGNEPDDFSYNKKSDLLRFQRDDVMDQDRFHLSQFVVVQGLWVYPSFNILQFNSSL